Genomic segment of Paenibacillaceae bacterium GAS479:
GATGCTATGCTTGTCCGGCTCCGTGCTCATCTCACTGACCCACCAAACCGGCCAACGCAGCGCTCCGAACGGGCGCCAGGCCCGCATCTCCACAATCCCCTCGCTAGGTGCGCCAGTGCGAAAGCTCACCTGACGGTAATGATCCAAATGCTCCGGCCAGCGCTCAACCTCACTCGCATAGCGGAAAACTTCCTCCGGCGGCGAGCTAATATACGCTTCGTTATGGGTGTACATGGCACGCCTTCTTTCCTAGTTGATCATTCCCCGTCTGTAAAAGCTCACCAACGCCTCGGCTCGCGGCAGTCGCCGACAACAGCCGCTACAAGGGAAGCGCTCCCGGTTATCCGCAGCCCATGTATAGCCGCCTGAAACAGGCGCGGCCTTGCTGCGCCATATTCAATGAAGCGCTGCAGCGCTGAGCCCGTTCCGAACTCCCGTTGCAGCATTACAGTGTAGCGGTTCAATGCGTCCGCCCCACCATCTGCCGCCGCTTGCCGCAACAGCTGCGCCGCCAGCTCCGCTCCGCGCAGCGCCCGGTAAATCCCCTGTCCGGTCAGCGGGTCATAATAACCTGCCGCATCGCCGACTAGCATCACCCGCCCCCGGTGAGCTGCCTGCACCGGATAGTGAAAAGGTCCGCAAGCCAGCACCTCGCTTTCCAAG
This window contains:
- a CDS encoding Ribosome association toxin PasT (RatA) of the RatAB toxin-antitoxin module; amino-acid sequence: MYTHNEAYISSPPEEVFRYASEVERWPEHLDHYRQVSFRTGAPSEGIVEMRAWRPFGALRWPVWWVSEMSTEPDKHSIFYRHIEGVTTGMDVEWKVEPHGDGSRAVIVHEWKRPAVGRLAASGIIGPTFVHAIAERTLRGLKAAAEQNSRRYVR